One segment of Deltaproteobacteria bacterium DNA contains the following:
- a CDS encoding AbrB/MazE/SpoVT family DNA-binding domain-containing protein: protein MVVKITSKRQVTFPSRVLKALGVGPGDRLEIEETPQGFVLRPRRIDPSRLAPLRSKIKKGKPFDIAAFREEKHDPTLRD from the coding sequence ATGGTCGTCAAGATCACGAGCAAGCGGCAGGTGACCTTTCCGTCCCGTGTGCTGAAGGCGCTCGGGGTCGGGCCGGGCGATCGCCTGGAGATCGAAGAGACTCCTCAGGGGTTCGTATTGCGGCCCCGGCGCATCGATCCATCGCGGTTGGCGCCGCTGAGGTCCAAGATCAAGAAGGGGAAGCCATTCGACATTGCGGCATTCCGCGAGGAGAAGCATGACCCCACGCTACGGGATTGA
- a CDS encoding transposase — protein MEAIFRREGIELNRSTVCGWHLERAALADPLLRAMHADALAQPYVCANATGVLVQDRERCRHEHFWVLMAPPLGRPHPLLPATPTPSIEAPAPRDKRAG, from the coding sequence ATGGAGGCGATCTTCCGCCGCGAGGGGATCGAGCTGAACCGTTCGACGGTCTGCGGGTGGCACCTGGAGCGGGCCGCACTGGCCGATCCCCTGCTGCGCGCGATGCACGCCGACGCCCTCGCGCAGCCGTACGTCTGCGCGAATGCCACCGGTGTCTTGGTGCAGGACCGTGAGCGGTGCCGGCACGAACACTTCTGGGTGCTGATGGCGCCACCCCTTGGGCGTCCGCATCCCCTGCTCCCAGCTACCCCGACGCCCTCCATCGAAGCGCCGGCTCCACGGGACAAGCGCGCCGGCTGA